From Hypanus sabinus isolate sHypSab1 unplaced genomic scaffold, sHypSab1.hap1 scaffold_1233, whole genome shotgun sequence, the proteins below share one genomic window:
- the LOC132386626 gene encoding paired mesoderm homeobox protein 2-like, translated as MSAVRRERVLGGGVPSAFLRQRFLSILSTVGRDLPVTGWAVPNCFHVVRFSVLSEMVQVSEVTPNLQKAATCRSIHPPFRGRGLPLAPSSHSPFSSPAEASLEGSRSDGPPGEPGAEVDRGHRADEVSARLPSVQPSPGAELEPPAPGPARAPRPQGPDTGWEPPRKKSRTLYTAEQLQRLETVFHDDHYPDSEKRREIARQVGVTPQKIMVWFQNRRAKWRKAERSNEKPSRFLSRAGPGCQGLGLGPGPSLGPFPLTFTLSTAYQSTQPNPSVEPQRWISATGPEPPPCSEGAPHPGGLFAPPEPPQLESPPPLRRATLPPDVMGTGSANHIRPLAMDPPPPSPPTNPEESCVDLYPLGGECLGDYSGQLAEDPLGGQPHFGRTGVTQ; from the exons atgtcagcagtgagaagagagcgtgtcctgggtggtggggtcccctctgctttcctgcgacagcgtttcCTGTCGATTTTGTcgacggtggggagggatttacccgtGACGGGCTGGGCCGTCCCAAACTGTTTTCATGTTGTCAGATTTTCCGTTCTGTCGGAGATGGTCCAAGTTTCAGAGGTCACCCCCAACCTCCAGAAGGCCGCGACCTGCCGCTCGATTCACCCTCCGTTTCGAGGGAGGGGTCTCCCCCTCGCTCCgtcttcccactctcccttttccTCCCCAGCAGAGGCCAGCCTGGAGGGGTCCCGAAGCGATGGCCCCCCCGGAGAGCCGGGAGCGGAGGTGGATCGGGGCCACCGGGCGGACGAGGTGTCGGCCCGCCTCCCCTCCGTCCAGCCGTCTCCCGGAGCCGAACTGGAACCACCGGCCCCGGGGCCCGCCCGCGCGCCGCGGCCCCAGGGGCCGGACACCGGCTGGGAGCCACCGAGGAAGAAATCCCGGACGCTGTACACGGCAG AGCAACTGCAGCGGCTGGAGACGGTCTTCCACGATGACCACTACCCGGACAGCGAGAAGCGGAGGGAGATTGCCCGGCAGGTGGGCGTCACGCCGCAGAAGATCATG GTCTGGTTCCAGAATCGCCGGGCAAAGTGGAGGAAGGCGGAGCGGAGCAACGAGAAGCCCTCCCGCTTCCTGTCGAGGGCAGGGCCGGGCTGCcaggggctggggctggggccgGGCCCCTCCCTCGggcccttccccctcaccttcaccctcagCACTGCCTACCAGAG caCCCAGCCAAACCCGTCTGTGGAGCCACAGCGATGGATCTCAGCTACAG GACCGGAGCCCCCTCCCTGCTCCGAGGGGGCGCCCCACCCCGGGGGTCTCTTTGCCCCGCCCGAGCCCCCCCAGCTGGAGAGCCCGCCCCCGCTGCGCAGGGCGACCCTCCCCCCGGACGTGATGGGCACCGGCTCAGCCAATCACATCAGGCCGCTGGCCATGGACCCGCCCCCGCCGTCGCCGCCGACCAACCCGGAGGAGAGCTGCGTCGACCTGTACCCGCTGGGCGGGGAGTGTCTGGG GGACTACAGCGGGCAGCTGGCTGAGGACCCCCTCGGAGGGCAGCCGcacttcggcaggactggggTGACCCAG